In Sphingobacteriaceae bacterium, a single genomic region encodes these proteins:
- a CDS encoding cation:proton antiporter: protein MDQYLPLKNPVLILSVTLLIILFAPLLFRRFKIPGIIGLILAGVFIGPNCLHIIESTNSFELLSKTGLLYIMFLAGLEIDTHEFKHNRNKSIVFGFFTFIIPISIGYIVSIYVFHFSIWQALLLASMFSTHTLLSFPIVSSMGIIKNRAVQITFGGTLITDAAVLILLGVITNIVSGEIDASFWIRIILSLCFLVFSTLYLLPRISRWFFRNIEAQASSQYIYVLAMVFISGFLSEIAGVEPIIGAFLAGLGLNKVIPHNSILMNRVNFIGNTLFIPFFLISAGMLVDLSMYFKSSSLIIFAVILCLIGFISKYLAAWLTAFIYKFNANERSIIYGLSVSRAAATLAVVKVGFDIGLFDQNVINGTMLLILLSCLVSSIVTERAARKIAIHEKEVSHKNIDRIERILIPVSNPENIQRLIDFSLLIKSSASNEPLYPLSIVEDNEEADEQINVVKKTIEGAIEQISSGDKKVEVLKKVDLSIVDGIARTAKAYNISDILISYKSQQSGTNIFGSIAENLLNKCKQIVIISKILQPLNSFKRVIIILSPNIELENGFFNVSAKINSIIKQLGSQVHIFGLQDTLNDFAITVNDNKKQLFKYFPLTDYENFNILKIIAEDDLILIFNGRTHTVGFDFHIEQISKDLNKQSEFSSFVLFYPEISKSIKENVINTITVPAFDKNVEKVKHITEKITGIFKKDPNE from the coding sequence TTGGATCAATATCTCCCTTTAAAAAATCCGGTATTAATTCTTTCAGTTACCTTATTAATTATACTTTTTGCTCCTTTGCTTTTTCGCAGATTCAAAATCCCCGGTATTATTGGATTAATCCTCGCGGGTGTGTTTATTGGTCCGAATTGTTTACACATTATTGAATCCACCAATAGCTTTGAATTGCTTTCAAAAACAGGTTTGTTGTATATCATGTTTTTAGCGGGCCTCGAAATCGACACCCATGAATTTAAGCACAACAGAAATAAAAGTATTGTTTTTGGTTTTTTCACTTTCATTATTCCAATCAGCATCGGTTATATCGTTAGTATTTATGTTTTTCATTTTTCAATTTGGCAGGCTTTGTTACTGGCCAGTATGTTTAGCACGCACACCCTGTTAAGCTTTCCTATAGTAAGTTCAATGGGAATTATCAAAAACCGAGCTGTGCAAATTACTTTTGGCGGAACATTAATAACCGACGCAGCAGTACTTATTTTATTAGGTGTAATCACTAATATTGTTTCTGGCGAAATTGACGCCTCGTTTTGGATTAGAATTATTCTTTCGCTTTGTTTTCTTGTTTTTTCAACACTTTATTTGCTACCCAGAATTAGTAGATGGTTTTTTAGAAATATCGAAGCTCAGGCTAGTTCTCAATACATCTATGTTTTGGCCATGGTTTTTATTTCCGGATTTTTAAGTGAAATCGCAGGAGTAGAACCTATTATTGGAGCATTTTTAGCGGGATTAGGACTTAACAAAGTAATTCCGCACAACAGTATATTAATGAATAGGGTTAATTTTATTGGCAATACGCTTTTTATTCCCTTCTTTTTAATTAGCGCGGGTATGCTTGTTGATTTATCTATGTATTTCAAAAGCTCAAGCCTAATCATTTTTGCTGTGATCTTATGTTTGATCGGATTTATAAGTAAATATTTAGCCGCTTGGCTTACCGCTTTCATTTATAAGTTTAATGCTAACGAAAGAAGTATCATCTATGGATTAAGCGTTTCCAGGGCGGCAGCAACGTTAGCTGTTGTGAAAGTGGGTTTTGATATTGGATTATTTGATCAGAATGTAATCAATGGTACTATGCTTTTAATTTTACTTTCCTGTTTGGTAAGTTCAATAGTTACTGAACGAGCTGCACGTAAAATAGCAATTCATGAAAAAGAGGTGTCTCATAAAAATATAGATAGAATTGAAAGAATTTTAATACCTGTTAGTAACCCTGAAAATATTCAAAGATTAATCGATTTTTCTTTGTTGATTAAAAGCAGTGCTTCCAATGAACCTTTATATCCTTTATCCATTGTGGAAGATAATGAAGAGGCTGACGAACAAATAAATGTTGTTAAAAAAACAATTGAAGGAGCTATCGAACAAATATCTAGTGGCGACAAAAAAGTTGAAGTACTTAAAAAAGTTGATTTAAGTATTGTAGACGGCATTGCCAGAACTGCTAAAGCCTATAATATTTCTGACATTCTAATCAGTTATAAATCTCAGCAGTCAGGCACAAATATTTTTGGCAGTATTGCAGAAAACCTTTTAAACAAATGCAAGCAGATTGTCATTATTTCTAAAATTCTGCAGCCACTAAACTCTTTCAAACGCGTTATAATTATTTTATCGCCAAATATTGAACTTGAAAATGGATTTTTTAATGTAAGTGCAAAAATTAATTCAATAATAAAACAGCTCGGAAGTCAAGTACATATTTTTGGATTGCAGGATACCTTAAATGACTTTGCCATCACAGTTAATGACAATAAAAAACAATTATTTAAATACTTCCCCTTAACTGACTACGAGAATTTTAATATTCTTAAAATTATTGCTGAAGATGATTTAATTTTAATTTTTAATGGCAGAACTCATACTGTAGGTTTTGATTTCCACATTGAACAAATTTCAAAAGACCTGAACAAACAAAGCGAATTCTCCAGTTTTGTTTTATTTTATCCGGAGATCAGTAAATCAATTAAAGAAAATGTTATCAACACAATTACTGTTCCTGCATTCGATAAAAATGTAGAAAAAGTAAAACACATAACCGAAAAAATTACGGGTATATTTAAGAAAGATCCTAATGAATAA
- a CDS encoding DUF59 domain-containing protein, with translation MAAIIITKNTELMQRVIDEIKTCFDPEIPVDIWELGLIYELELNEENDLRVVMTLTSPNCPVAETLPAEVQTKLEQLPGIKSVDFKLTFEPMWEKEMMSEVAQLELGFM, from the coding sequence ATGGCAGCCATTATAATTACAAAAAATACTGAATTGATGCAGCGGGTAATTGATGAAATTAAAACCTGTTTTGATCCTGAAATTCCGGTTGATATTTGGGAGTTGGGATTAATTTATGAATTAGAATTAAACGAAGAGAATGATTTACGTGTTGTTATGACTTTAACTTCCCCAAATTGTCCGGTAGCAGAAACACTTCCCGCTGAAGTGCAAACAAAACTTGAACAACTACCGGGAATTAAATCCGTTGACTTTAAACTTACTTTTGAGCCTATGTGGGAAAAAGAAATGATGAGTGAAGTAGCGCAGCTTGAACTGGGTTTCATGTAA
- a CDS encoding transporter substrate-binding domain-containing protein, translated as MKTRITISILLCIRSLIYFSQTDTLHVNYLLDPPFTIDQKGALSGIEIEIINEYTTWLKTKKNMEVVVNFNQFTDRQAFYNQTKVSSKNTIGIGGMVKNLTKAKEIDFTTGYLKNVAFCITNGNAPDIRTKTSNDVIRTLGSMTALTIVNSHLAQCVADIKKLYIKDLKIVEVADQTKILDDIAKNVLNFGYVEAVEFWFYLKNNPQKFLKMQKPLNQDKEQLACIIPKGGKHKALFDEFFDGPGGFKTQKNYRTILEKYVGSYMTQNMAVY; from the coding sequence TTGAAAACTCGTATAACCATATCAATTTTACTTTGTATTCGAAGTTTAATTTATTTCTCTCAAACGGATACATTACATGTGAATTATTTACTTGATCCACCATTTACTATTGATCAAAAAGGTGCGCTTAGTGGTATTGAAATTGAAATAATAAATGAATATACCACATGGCTAAAGACCAAAAAAAATATGGAAGTGGTAGTAAATTTTAATCAGTTCACCGATCGACAGGCTTTTTACAATCAAACTAAAGTTTCCTCAAAAAACACAATTGGCATTGGAGGCATGGTGAAAAATTTGACTAAAGCAAAAGAAATAGATTTTACTACCGGGTATTTAAAAAATGTAGCTTTTTGTATTACGAATGGTAATGCGCCGGATATCCGAACAAAAACATCGAACGATGTTATACGAACGCTAGGAAGCATGACGGCGTTAACCATAGTAAATTCACATTTAGCGCAGTGCGTAGCCGATATTAAGAAATTGTATATTAAAGATTTGAAAATTGTGGAAGTGGCTGATCAAACAAAAATACTGGATGACATTGCCAAAAATGTACTTAATTTTGGTTATGTAGAGGCAGTTGAGTTTTGGTTTTATTTAAAGAACAATCCACAGAAATTTTTAAAAATGCAAAAACCATTGAATCAAGATAAGGAACAGTTGGCTTGTATTATACCAAAAGGCGGAAAACATAAAGCCTTATTTGATGAATTTTTTGATGGCCCCGGAGGATTTAAAACCCAGAAAAATTACAGAACAATATTGGAGAAATATGTGGGCTCTTACATGACTCAAAACATGGCCGTGTATTGA
- a CDS encoding DUF3109 family protein yields MIAIDKTLISEDVIEKNFVCDLNACKGACCVAGDSGAPLDKEELPILESIVEKVKPFMVKKGVKAVEKFGAWEKDSDGDYTTTLVSEGAECAFVYFDENKIAKCAIEKAHAEGLIDWQKPISCHLYPIRITKHKTFDAVNYNKWDVCKPACACGEKLKVPVYKFLKTPLIRKYGKNWYKQLEESAKLFVKKK; encoded by the coding sequence ATGATTGCAATTGATAAGACTTTGATAAGTGAGGATGTGATTGAAAAAAATTTTGTTTGCGATTTAAATGCATGCAAAGGAGCGTGTTGTGTTGCCGGCGACAGCGGGGCTCCGTTGGATAAAGAAGAATTACCCATTTTGGAATCAATTGTCGAAAAGGTGAAACCATTTATGGTAAAGAAAGGAGTAAAAGCGGTTGAGAAATTTGGTGCATGGGAAAAAGATAGTGATGGAGATTATACCACCACCTTGGTGAGTGAAGGAGCCGAATGTGCTTTTGTTTATTTTGATGAAAATAAAATTGCAAAATGTGCCATTGAAAAAGCACATGCAGAAGGGTTGATAGATTGGCAAAAACCTATAAGTTGCCATTTGTACCCGATAAGAATTACCAAGCATAAAACCTTTGACGCTGTTAATTATAACAAATGGGATGTTTGTAAACCAGCTTGTGCCTGTGGCGAAAAATTAAAAGTACCCGTATACAAATTTTTAAAAACGCCTTTAATTAGAAAGTACGGTAAAAACTGGTACAAGCAATTGGAAGAAAGCGCAAAATTATTTGTGAAGAAAAAATAA
- the sufB gene encoding Fe-S cluster assembly protein SufB, protein MSKDILEEHIQNEYKWGFTTDIDSDTFKPGLNEDVIHALSKKKNEPQWLLDYRLNAFKAWKNMKEPDHWAHIPYPKIDFQNISYYSAPKKKPELKSLDEVDPELLKTFEKLGISLEEQKRLTGVSSNIAVDAVFDSISVKTTFRETLAEKGIIFCSFSEAVQEHPDLIKKYMSMVVPATDNFYAALNSAVFSDGSFCYIPKGVRCPMELSTYFRINASGTGQFERTLIVAEEDSYVSYLEGCTAPQRDENQLHAAVVEIIALKNAEVKYSTVQNWYPGDKEGKGGIFNFVTKRGICAGDHAKISWTQVETGSAITWKYPSVILKGNNTTGEFYSVAVTNNRQEADTGTKMIHIGNNTKSTIISKGISAGKSNNSYRGLVQIRKGAKNARNFSQCDSLLMGDQCGAHTFPYIEIKDKSAVVEHEATTSKIGEDQLFYCKQRGLDTEKAIGLIVNGYCKEVLNKLPMEFAVEAQKLLAISLEGSVG, encoded by the coding sequence ATGAGTAAAGATATTCTTGAAGAACATATTCAAAACGAATATAAGTGGGGATTTACAACCGACATTGATTCAGACACATTTAAACCGGGTTTGAACGAAGACGTTATTCATGCCTTAAGTAAAAAGAAAAACGAACCACAATGGTTATTGGATTACCGATTAAACGCCTTTAAAGCTTGGAAAAACATGAAGGAGCCTGATCATTGGGCGCATATACCTTATCCTAAAATAGATTTTCAAAATATTTCGTATTACTCTGCTCCAAAGAAAAAACCTGAATTAAAAAGTTTAGACGAAGTTGATCCGGAGTTATTAAAAACATTTGAAAAATTAGGTATTTCATTAGAAGAGCAAAAAAGACTTACCGGTGTTAGTTCTAATATTGCTGTGGATGCAGTGTTTGACAGTATTTCGGTTAAAACTACCTTTCGCGAAACGCTAGCTGAAAAAGGTATAATATTTTGTTCATTCAGCGAAGCCGTTCAGGAACATCCGGATTTAATCAAAAAATACATGAGCATGGTAGTGCCCGCTACCGATAATTTCTATGCAGCACTTAATAGCGCAGTTTTTAGTGATGGATCATTTTGTTACATACCTAAAGGCGTACGGTGTCCAATGGAATTAAGCACCTATTTCAGAATAAATGCCAGCGGTACCGGACAATTTGAAAGAACATTAATAGTTGCCGAAGAAGATTCATACGTTTCATATTTAGAAGGATGCACAGCTCCGCAGAGAGATGAGAATCAATTACACGCAGCAGTAGTAGAAATTATTGCATTAAAAAATGCCGAAGTAAAATATAGCACAGTACAAAACTGGTATCCCGGAGATAAGGAAGGTAAAGGTGGGATATTTAATTTTGTAACCAAGCGTGGTATCTGCGCCGGAGATCATGCTAAAATTTCGTGGACACAAGTTGAAACCGGATCAGCTATTACCTGGAAATATCCATCCGTAATTTTAAAAGGAAATAATACAACAGGTGAGTTTTATTCCGTTGCCGTAACTAATAACAGACAGGAAGCAGATACCGGTACAAAAATGATTCACATCGGTAATAACACCAAATCAACCATTATATCTAAAGGAATTTCTGCCGGCAAAAGCAACAATAGTTACCGGGGTTTGGTACAAATAAGAAAGGGTGCAAAAAATGCGAGGAACTTTTCGCAGTGCGATAGCTTATTAATGGGTGACCAATGCGGCGCACATACTTTTCCCTATATTGAAATTAAAGATAAAAGTGCGGTGGTAGAGCATGAAGCAACTACCAGTAAAATTGGAGAGGATCAACTTTTCTATTGCAAGCAAAGAGGATTAGATACCGAAAAAGCAATTGGACTAATTGTGAACGGGTATTGTAAAGAAGTGTTAAATAAATTACCTATGGAATTTGCTGTTGAAGCGCAAAAACTTTTAGCAATAAGCTTGGAAGGTAGTGTCGGATAA
- a CDS encoding iron-sulfur cluster assembly accessory protein translates to MITVSENAKAHALELMKAENSPADTFIRVGVEGGGCSGLSYKLEFDSLIKEGDQVFEDKGIKIVVDRKSFLYLVGTELEYTGGLNGKGFVFNNPNANRTCGCGESFSV, encoded by the coding sequence ATGATAACTGTTAGTGAAAATGCAAAAGCTCATGCGCTAGAATTAATGAAGGCGGAAAACAGCCCGGCTGATACATTTATTCGTGTTGGCGTTGAAGGTGGAGGGTGCAGCGGATTATCCTACAAGCTGGAATTTGATTCATTAATTAAAGAAGGCGATCAGGTATTTGAAGACAAAGGAATAAAAATAGTAGTTGATCGTAAAAGTTTTTTATACCTGGTAGGTACAGAACTGGAATATACCGGAGGATTAAATGGTAAAGGTTTTGTTTTTAATAATCCAAATGCCAACAGAACTTGTGGCTGTGGTGAATCTTTTTCAGTTTAA
- the sufC gene encoding Fe-S cluster assembly ATPase SufC: protein MISIKNLHASVDGKEILKGINLEVKAGEIHAIMGPNGSGKSTLSSVLAGKEDYEVTQGEVVFNGKNLLEMDPDVRAKEGLFLAFQYPVEIPGVSNINFLKTAISEKNIYQGKEPMAAKDFLGLVKEKQKLVELDSKLVSRSVNEGFSGGEKKRNEIFQMAMLEPKLAILDETDSGLDIDALKVVANGVNSLKSKNNAYIVITHYQRLLDYIVPDFVHILYQGRIVKSGDKNLALELEEKGYEEIKKEFETSNA from the coding sequence ATGATCTCAATTAAAAATTTACATGCCTCAGTTGATGGCAAAGAAATACTAAAAGGAATAAATTTAGAAGTTAAAGCAGGAGAAATTCATGCTATCATGGGCCCTAACGGTTCGGGCAAATCTACTCTTTCAAGTGTATTGGCCGGTAAAGAAGATTATGAGGTTACTCAAGGTGAAGTAGTATTTAACGGCAAAAATTTATTGGAAATGGATCCGGATGTTCGCGCAAAAGAAGGATTGTTTTTGGCTTTTCAATATCCGGTAGAAATTCCGGGTGTTAGCAATATTAATTTTCTAAAAACTGCGATTAGCGAAAAAAATATTTATCAGGGCAAAGAGCCTATGGCCGCCAAAGATTTTTTAGGCTTAGTAAAAGAAAAACAAAAATTGGTTGAACTAGATTCAAAATTAGTAAGTCGTAGTGTAAACGAGGGATTTAGCGGAGGCGAGAAAAAAAGAAATGAAATATTTCAAATGGCTATGCTTGAACCTAAACTAGCCATATTGGATGAAACAGATTCGGGATTAGATATCGATGCCTTAAAGGTTGTTGCCAACGGTGTAAATTCATTAAAATCTAAAAATAACGCATACATTGTAATTACACACTATCAGCGTTTATTGGATTATATTGTACCTGATTTTGTGCATATATTATATCAGGGCAGAATTGTAAAATCTGGTGATAAAAATCTAGCCCTGGAACTTGAAGAAAAAGGCTACGAGGAAATTAAAAAGGAATTTGAAACGAGCAACGCCTAA
- a CDS encoding DUF2480 family protein, with translation MDNTIKNKVAESGIISIDLESFLPTEEIVVFDIKTLLFQELILKEKEFRAFIKENDWTIYKDKFVTLTCSNDAIVPTWAYMLLAIALEPFAKKIHHGTKEEFQKIILIEAIQKINVNEFENARVVIKGCGNNVIPESAFVLISALLKPHVKSLMFGEPCSTVPLYKVAK, from the coding sequence ATGGATAACACAATAAAAAATAAGGTTGCTGAAAGCGGAATAATCAGTATTGATCTTGAATCATTTTTACCAACCGAGGAAATTGTGGTATTTGATATTAAAACGCTACTTTTTCAGGAGTTAATTTTAAAGGAAAAGGAATTCAGAGCATTTATAAAAGAAAACGATTGGACTATCTATAAAGATAAATTTGTTACACTAACTTGTTCCAATGATGCTATTGTTCCTACCTGGGCTTATATGCTATTAGCAATTGCTCTTGAGCCCTTCGCGAAAAAAATACATCATGGCACCAAAGAAGAATTTCAAAAAATTATTTTAATTGAAGCTATTCAGAAAATAAATGTGAATGAATTCGAAAATGCCAGGGTGGTTATTAAAGGTTGTGGTAATAATGTTATACCCGAAAGTGCCTTTGTATTAATAAGTGCGCTGCTTAAGCCTCACGTAAAAAGTTTAATGTTTGGGGAGCCCTGTAGCACGGTTCCATTATATAAAGTTGCTAAATAA
- the sufD gene encoding Fe-S cluster assembly protein SufD, with the protein MLAEKINTTKVLTDYLTHTAGKVSFIKNSLITDALAKIEKSGLPNSKHEDYKYCNLEAFLLKEFTALNSKTESQPISIPKNKNHLNIVVVNGNYVRELSDQNTIKGLHITKFSELPESKINNIGTLADPNKDLFIALNTAYSGDGFYLEVDKNAIIKNVVKIWYIQTNQNQSAVNPRSFIELQEGSSIQIIEEHLNQGKEKVFTNYLSEKKLHSKAKLETVHIQDEKEKGFSVNTNEVHVHKQANYLNTTITISGNVVRNNHNVIMNGEFCETHLYGLFLTKNAQLVDNHTLMDHQVANCESFELYKGVVNDKSVGVFNGKIFVRKDAQKTNAYQSSKNILLSDDATLNTKPQLEIYADDVKCSHGTSTGKIDTEALFYLNARGINNDSANKLLLNAFALEVLEKISIENVKEELEERLGFN; encoded by the coding sequence ATGCTTGCAGAAAAAATCAATACCACTAAAGTACTTACGGATTACCTTACTCACACTGCAGGTAAGGTAAGTTTTATCAAGAATTCATTAATTACAGATGCGCTTGCTAAAATTGAAAAATCCGGATTACCAAACTCCAAACACGAAGATTACAAATACTGTAACCTGGAGGCTTTTTTACTCAAAGAATTTACAGCGCTTAATTCTAAAACTGAAAGCCAACCTATATCAATACCAAAAAATAAAAATCACCTGAACATAGTTGTCGTTAACGGAAATTATGTTCGTGAATTGAGTGATCAGAATACTATAAAAGGTTTGCATATCACCAAATTCAGTGAACTACCGGAAAGTAAAATAAACAATATTGGCACATTAGCAGATCCGAATAAAGATTTATTTATAGCCTTGAATACGGCTTATAGCGGTGATGGTTTTTATCTTGAGGTTGATAAAAATGCAATAATTAAAAACGTTGTGAAAATCTGGTACATACAAACCAATCAAAATCAAAGTGCTGTTAATCCCAGAAGTTTTATTGAGTTACAAGAAGGATCATCTATTCAAATTATAGAGGAACATCTTAATCAAGGAAAGGAAAAGGTTTTTACCAATTATCTGAGTGAAAAAAAATTACACAGCAAAGCTAAATTAGAGACCGTTCATATACAGGACGAAAAAGAAAAAGGATTCTCAGTAAACACTAATGAAGTTCACGTACATAAACAAGCCAATTATTTGAATACCACAATTACCATAAGCGGTAACGTGGTGAGAAATAATCATAACGTAATTATGAATGGTGAATTTTGTGAAACCCATTTGTACGGTTTATTCTTAACTAAAAACGCACAGCTAGTAGATAATCACACCTTAATGGATCATCAGGTAGCCAATTGCGAAAGCTTTGAACTATATAAAGGAGTTGTAAACGATAAAAGCGTTGGTGTATTTAATGGTAAAATATTTGTAAGAAAAGACGCTCAAAAAACCAATGCCTATCAAAGCAGTAAAAATATTTTATTAAGCGATGATGCCACATTAAATACCAAACCACAATTAGAGATTTATGCAGATGACGTAAAATGTTCGCACGGCACATCAACTGGTAAAATTGATACGGAAGCTTTGTTTTATTTGAATGCCCGAGGAATAAATAATGATAGTGCCAATAAATTATTATTGAATGCATTTGCACTTGAAGTTTTAGAAAAAATTTCAATAGAAAATGTTAAAGAAGAATTAGAGGAACGATTAGGTTTTAATTAA
- a CDS encoding cysteine desulfurase, whose amino-acid sequence MLQNESKWVEKIRNDFPILNRKVNNNPLIYFDNGATTQKPNQVIQCITNYYTNYNSNIHRGVHSLSREASEAFENSRNHVAQFFGVKNTQQIVFTSGTTASINLVVNSLADNVLKQGDEIILSTYEHHSNILPWQLWAQKNNGSLKVIPLKSDHTLDLDQLENMISPKTKVISVAHVSNTLGIISDIQRIKEIALKYNLILFIDGAQSAPHMQIDLQKIAPDFFACSAHKMYGPTGTGMLYMSEKWLQELPVSGPGGGTIKSVSFEQTEYAEGALRFEAGTPHISGVIAFGEAVNYMNSIGVAEISKHENELTIYAQNKLKEINEVELYGIADEKAGVISFNVKNVHPFDVGSILDKYGIAVRTGHHCTQPLMKNLGIPGTVRISFAAYNQNNEIDFFIEKLKKAISMLAP is encoded by the coding sequence ATGTTGCAAAATGAAAGTAAATGGGTAGAAAAAATCAGAAATGATTTTCCTATCTTAAATCGAAAGGTTAACAATAATCCTTTGATATATTTTGACAACGGCGCTACCACTCAAAAACCAAATCAGGTTATTCAATGCATCACAAATTATTATACGAATTACAATTCTAATATACATCGCGGCGTACATAGTTTGAGTAGGGAAGCCTCGGAAGCTTTTGAAAACAGCAGAAATCATGTAGCTCAATTTTTTGGAGTTAAAAATACACAACAAATTGTTTTTACCTCGGGCACAACCGCTTCCATTAATTTAGTAGTAAATAGTTTAGCTGATAATGTTTTAAAGCAAGGCGACGAGATTATCCTATCTACCTATGAACATCATTCCAATATTTTACCATGGCAATTATGGGCCCAAAAAAATAATGGAAGTTTAAAAGTTATTCCATTGAAAAGTGATCATACACTTGATTTGGATCAACTTGAAAATATGATTAGCCCTAAAACCAAAGTGATTTCCGTTGCCCATGTTTCAAATACACTTGGTATAATATCCGACATTCAAAGAATAAAAGAAATAGCATTAAAATATAATCTCATTTTATTTATCGACGGGGCGCAGTCTGCCCCTCATATGCAAATTGATTTACAAAAAATTGCGCCTGATTTTTTTGCGTGTAGCGCACACAAAATGTACGGACCTACCGGAACAGGCATGTTGTATATGAGTGAAAAATGGTTACAGGAACTTCCGGTTTCCGGTCCTGGTGGAGGAACTATTAAATCGGTAAGTTTTGAGCAAACCGAATATGCCGAAGGAGCTTTACGTTTTGAAGCCGGAACACCCCATATTTCAGGGGTCATAGCCTTTGGAGAAGCTGTAAATTATATGAATTCAATTGGTGTTGCTGAAATTTCAAAACACGAGAACGAACTAACCATTTACGCTCAAAATAAACTAAAAGAAATAAATGAAGTGGAATTATATGGAATAGCCGATGAAAAAGCAGGTGTTATTTCTTTCAATGTAAAAAATGTACACCCATTTGATGTTGGTTCAATATTAGATAAGTATGGTATTGCAGTTAGAACCGGACATCATTGCACTCAACCCTTAATGAAAAATTTAGGTATACCGGGAACCGTTAGGATATCATTTGCAGCTTACAACCAAAATAATGAAATCGATTTTTTTATTGAAAAATTAAAAAAAGCAATAAGCATGTTAGCGCCATGA
- a CDS encoding SufE family protein gives MSIQEKENEIIEEFQLFGDNWESKYEHIIDLGRTMPLINPEDKTDDRLIKGCQSRVWLKTEQEGDKLFFKADSEAIITKGLIALIIRVFNGEKMKDIINAKADFIGKIGLQEHLSPTRANGLISMINRMKSEALQRSK, from the coding sequence ATGAGTATTCAGGAAAAAGAAAATGAAATAATCGAGGAATTTCAGTTATTTGGAGATAATTGGGAATCTAAATACGAGCATATTATCGATTTGGGAAGAACCATGCCCTTGATTAATCCGGAAGATAAAACAGATGACAGATTAATTAAAGGCTGTCAAAGTAGAGTTTGGTTAAAAACGGAACAAGAAGGTGATAAGCTGTTTTTTAAAGCCGATAGTGAAGCCATCATTACTAAAGGATTAATTGCATTAATCATTCGGGTTTTTAATGGAGAAAAGATGAAAGATATCATTAATGCAAAAGCTGATTTTATTGGTAAAATTGGTTTACAGGAACATTTATCACCTACCCGCGCTAACGGATTAATTAGCATGATCAATAGAATGAAATCAGAAGCACTACAACGAAGTAAATAA
- a CDS encoding carboxypeptidase-like regulatory domain-containing protein, translating into MKHLFWVVALVFACVRGYTQENANKAKAQELIQFSGVVLDQDSLTPIPFVSVVIKGTNRGANSDFYGFFSLVVKPGDELEFVSLIHKKRTYKVADTLRQKYYYAVQVLTKDTIQLPQVEVFPWPTKEEFKRAFLALNLNDTDVDRAQKNLEREAMTYLERNQTASASENYKYVMLAYYTKAYSNGQSPSISLLNPFAWAQFIDNVKKGKYSKKKKKD; encoded by the coding sequence ATGAAACATTTGTTTTGGGTAGTGGCTTTGGTATTTGCTTGCGTACGAGGCTATACTCAGGAAAATGCCAATAAAGCTAAAGCGCAAGAATTAATACAATTCTCAGGTGTTGTTCTTGATCAGGATAGTTTAACTCCTATTCCATTTGTTTCTGTTGTAATTAAGGGTACAAATAGAGGAGCAAATTCAGATTTTTACGGATTTTTTAGTTTGGTGGTTAAGCCCGGTGATGAACTGGAGTTTGTTTCATTAATTCACAAGAAAAGAACGTATAAAGTGGCTGATACTTTGCGACAAAAGTATTATTATGCCGTACAAGTTTTAACGAAAGACACAATTCAATTACCACAGGTAGAGGTTTTTCCTTGGCCAACTAAGGAGGAATTCAAGCGCGCATTTTTGGCCCTTAATTTAAACGATACGGATGTTGACCGGGCGCAGAAGAATTTGGAAAGAGAAGCCATGACTTATTTGGAAAGAAATCAAACAGCCAGCGCTTCTGAAAATTACAAATATGTGATGCTTGCTTATTATACTAAGGCTTATTCTAATGGTCAGTCGCCAAGTATTTCCTTATTAAACCCTTTTGCCTGGGCTCAGTTTATTGATAATGTAAAAAAGGGAAAGTATAGTAAAAAGAAGAAAAAAGATTAA